The Microbacterium amylolyticum genome includes the window ATTGTGCGTGTTGCGTGCCCAACGGACAAAGATGCCGAGGCGCTGAAGATAATCGCGATGAAGAGCCAGATTCCCGTCATCGCCGACATCCACTTCCAGCCCAAGTACGTGTTTGAGGCGATCGACGCCGGCTGTGGTGCCGTGCGCGTGAACCCTGGGAACATTCGCAAATTCGACGACAAGGTCGGCGAAATCGCGAGGGCCGCAAAGGACGCCGGCGTGTCGCTGCGCATCGGTGTCAACGCCGGTTCGCTCGATCCTCGTTTGCTGCAGAAGTATGGCAAGGCAACGGCCGAGGCCCTGGTCGAGTCGGCCGTGTGGGAAGCCTCGCTGTTCGAAGAACATGACTTCCACGACTTCAAGATCTCGGTAAAGCACAACGACCCCGTTGTGATGGTGAAGGCCTACCGCATGCTGGCGGAGCGCGGTGAATGGCCGCTGCACCTTGGTGTGACCGAGGCCGGTCCGGCGTTTCAGGGCACGATCAAGTCCGCGACGGCGTTCGGCATCCTGCTGTCGGAGGGGATCGGTGACACGATTCGTGTGTCGCTGTCTGCTCCTCCTGCCGAAGAGGTCAAGGTCGGTCATCAGATTCTGCAGTCGCTGAACCTGCGTGAGCGCACGCTAGAAATCGTCTCGTGTCCGTCGTGTGGTCGGGCGCAGGTCGACGTGTACACGCTGGCTGAAGACGTCACCGCCGGTCTCGAAGGAATGACCGTGCCGCTGCGCGTTGCCGTGATGGGCTGTGTCGTCAACGGGCCGGGCGAGGCGCGGGATGCTGATCTGGGTGTCGCCTCCGGAAATGGCAAGGGCCAGATTTTCGTCAAGGGCGAGGTCATCAAGACCGTCCCCGAGGACGAGATCGTGGCGACTCTGATCGCGGAGGCCAACCGTTTGGCCGATGAGATGGGCCCCGACGCGGCGCCGGGAACCGCGCAGGTCATCACCGTCTGAGCGTTGCGCTCCCGCGGAGAATCTGTGCGTTTCTTCGGAGATGTGCGCACTGGCGGAGCGAACGGACAGGTTGCGTCCGCTTGAGCGCACTTTTCCGCTCGAACGCGCGGTGTATTCCGCGTGAGCGTACGTGGCGATCGGCCGCATGTGGCGGGCGCGGCGGGGGAGCGGCAGTAGGCCGTTCACGGCAGTGAATGTGCGGGAGCTGTCCACAGCGCGCGCGCTATCACGCGGTTGTTCGGCCGAGCATATTTTGTCGGCAGGGCACGATGAGGTCATGGATGTGATGACCGATGTGCGCAGCCTCGGCGGTGTCGTCCGCGTTGCCGATCTGAGGCGTCGTGGGCACGGTCGCCGGGCAGTGGAAGGCGGCGTGCAGTCAGGGGCACTGATCAGACCGCGACGCGGATGGGTGGCGTTGCCCGGTGCTGACCCCATGCTGGTCACAGCAGCGGCGGGTGGCGTTGTTCTCAGTTGCGTCACAGCAGCGGCGAGGTCCGGACTCTGGGTGCCGGATGCGCGCACCCCGCACGTGGCGGCAGACCCGCGATCGAGCGGAATTGACGCGCGCGGAAGCCACGTTCACTGGGCGCGGCCGCTTGTTCCTCGCGTTCCGGGGCATCTCCAAGATCCGATCGAGAACGCGCTTGCCCTCGTCGCCGATTGTCTTCCGCATGAGCACGCGCTCGCCGTGTGGGAGTCTGCCCTCTCCAAGAAACTCGTCGACCGCGCGTCACTGCTGGAGTTGCCGCTCAAGGCTCGCGCTCGGACGCTTGCGCAGCTCGCAACGCCGTTCTCGGATGCGGGTGGTGAGTCTTTCGTCGTGGACAGATTGCGATGGTTGCACGTTCCGGTTCGCCAGCAGATCTGGATCGCCGGTCATCGCGTGGATGTTCTGATTGGTGATCGCCTGGTCGTTCAGATCGACGGCGGCACGCATGTTGGGACGCAGCGTGAAAGGGACAATTCCCACGATGCGCGGCTGCGCTTGATGGGG containing:
- the ispG gene encoding flavodoxin-dependent (E)-4-hydroxy-3-methylbut-2-enyl-diphosphate synthase; amino-acid sequence: MPRVPEILAPRRRSRQINVGKVKVGGDAPVSVQSMTTTKTHDINGTLQQIAELTASGCEIVRVACPTDKDAEALKIIAMKSQIPVIADIHFQPKYVFEAIDAGCGAVRVNPGNIRKFDDKVGEIARAAKDAGVSLRIGVNAGSLDPRLLQKYGKATAEALVESAVWEASLFEEHDFHDFKISVKHNDPVVMVKAYRMLAERGEWPLHLGVTEAGPAFQGTIKSATAFGILLSEGIGDTIRVSLSAPPAEEVKVGHQILQSLNLRERTLEIVSCPSCGRAQVDVYTLAEDVTAGLEGMTVPLRVAVMGCVVNGPGEARDADLGVASGNGKGQIFVKGEVIKTVPEDEIVATLIAEANRLADEMGPDAAPGTAQVITV
- a CDS encoding DUF559 domain-containing protein; the protein is MDVMTDVRSLGGVVRVADLRRRGHGRRAVEGGVQSGALIRPRRGWVALPGADPMLVTAAAGGVVLSCVTAAARSGLWVPDARTPHVAADPRSSGIDARGSHVHWARPLVPRVPGHLQDPIENALALVADCLPHEHALAVWESALSKKLVDRASLLELPLKARARTLAQLATPFSDAGGESFVVDRLRWLHVPVRQQIWIAGHRVDVLIGDRLVVQIDGGTHVGTQRERDNSHDARLRLMGYHVIRVSHRQVVGEWERVQDTIMRAVAGGLHRVRAAS